In the genome of Bryobacteraceae bacterium, one region contains:
- a CDS encoding ABC transporter permease, with product MTTLSSDVRFALRALRRNPLFTAVALLSLSLGIGANTAIFTLMDQLMLRQLPIRDPQELVMLYQEGAHNGSNMGYRMHSYPIYQDYQKKAEPLSEVICRRLLDVTLGADGQTERIHAELVSGNYFSMLGVKPALGRVFNSKEDDRVVSGHPSVVLGYDYWMTRFAGERGIIGKKILVNNYPMTVVGVSAAGFAGLDPASAPQIRVPILMKKQMAPEWWWLDAFDRRSRWVQVFARLKPGYTVETAAPVLQGLFTQIRNYEMTLPAAKDWTAYSRQRFMDGKLKLVEADTGQSDLRRSFSTALIVLMCMVGLVLLIACANVANLLVARAVSRQKEIAVRLAIGASRWQLIRQLLVESMTLASAGGVCGVVLAFWMTRGLLALIPTAGNPLLIRPEPDPRILLFALGVSLVTGLIFGLAPALRASRPDLWSTLKDVVGSVTSGGGGTVFFRKGLVTVQVALSFLLLFGSGLFVRSLQNLQSTDTGFDEIENLVTFRLSPAMNGYGDERVVQLYASLLDRVRGLPGVKEAGAAAVSILSGDEWDSSTSVEGHTAKDGEDMQAFMNAVTPGYFEAMGTKLLEGRMFDRRDLIKESKAVVVNRKFARHFFGERSAVGRHIGRGTGPRTKVDIEIVGVVEDSLYEGPREGVRRQVFIPMWGNGGAAFYVRARRDAEALYADLRREVKGLDAALPIYDMKTVSAQLNQTLLSERLMALLSAGFGLLATLLAAIGLYGVMAFVVARRTREIGLRMALGAPPGTVLMLVMREVLTLVAIGLAVGLPAAMALGRFVESQLFGIQARDPWLAVGAVAVLLMVAGAAGMVPAGRAARLDPMLALRQE from the coding sequence ATGACCACGCTCAGCTCCGACGTGCGGTTCGCACTCCGTGCGCTTCGGCGCAATCCGCTGTTCACGGCGGTCGCGCTGCTGTCGCTGTCGCTCGGCATCGGCGCCAACACGGCGATCTTCACGCTGATGGATCAATTGATGCTCCGCCAGCTACCGATCCGCGACCCGCAAGAGCTCGTGATGCTCTATCAGGAGGGCGCCCACAACGGCAGCAACATGGGGTATCGGATGCACTCCTACCCGATCTATCAGGACTACCAGAAGAAGGCCGAGCCTCTGTCGGAGGTGATCTGCCGACGCCTGTTGGATGTAACTCTCGGGGCGGACGGGCAAACCGAGCGCATTCACGCCGAATTGGTCTCCGGCAATTACTTCTCGATGCTCGGAGTGAAGCCGGCTCTCGGGCGCGTGTTCAATTCGAAGGAAGACGATCGGGTGGTGAGCGGCCATCCCAGCGTCGTGCTCGGGTACGACTACTGGATGACGCGCTTCGCCGGCGAACGCGGGATCATCGGCAAGAAGATTCTGGTGAACAACTACCCGATGACCGTGGTGGGTGTCTCGGCAGCCGGATTCGCGGGGCTCGACCCCGCTTCGGCTCCTCAGATCCGCGTGCCGATCCTGATGAAGAAACAGATGGCGCCGGAGTGGTGGTGGCTGGATGCTTTCGATCGGCGGTCCCGCTGGGTGCAGGTTTTCGCGCGGCTGAAGCCCGGCTACACGGTCGAGACGGCGGCTCCCGTTCTGCAAGGGCTGTTCACGCAGATCCGCAACTATGAGATGACTCTGCCAGCGGCGAAGGACTGGACCGCCTACTCGCGGCAGCGCTTCATGGACGGGAAGCTGAAACTGGTAGAAGCCGATACCGGGCAGTCGGACCTTCGCCGATCGTTTTCGACGGCGCTGATCGTGCTGATGTGCATGGTGGGCCTGGTGCTGCTGATCGCCTGCGCCAACGTCGCGAACCTGCTGGTAGCGCGCGCCGTGTCGCGGCAAAAGGAGATCGCCGTGAGACTCGCCATCGGGGCGTCACGCTGGCAGTTGATCCGGCAGTTGCTGGTGGAGAGCATGACGCTGGCCTCCGCCGGCGGCGTCTGCGGAGTGGTGCTGGCGTTCTGGATGACGCGCGGCCTGCTCGCGCTAATTCCAACCGCGGGCAATCCGCTTTTGATCCGCCCCGAGCCAGACCCGCGCATCCTTCTGTTCGCACTCGGCGTATCGCTGGTAACAGGGCTGATCTTCGGTCTCGCGCCGGCGTTGCGGGCGAGCCGGCCCGATCTCTGGAGCACTCTCAAGGACGTAGTCGGCTCGGTCACGAGCGGGGGCGGCGGCACGGTATTCTTCCGCAAGGGCCTGGTCACGGTTCAGGTGGCGCTCAGCTTTCTGCTCCTGTTCGGTTCGGGGCTTTTTGTGCGAAGTCTGCAGAATCTTCAATCCACCGACACCGGTTTCGACGAAATCGAGAATCTGGTGACGTTCCGGCTTTCGCCGGCGATGAACGGCTACGGCGACGAGCGAGTAGTGCAACTTTATGCGTCGCTGCTCGATCGGGTGCGCGGGCTCCCGGGCGTGAAGGAAGCCGGTGCGGCGGCCGTCTCCATTCTCAGCGGGGACGAGTGGGACAGTTCGACATCGGTGGAGGGACATACAGCCAAGGACGGCGAGGACATGCAGGCGTTCATGAACGCGGTGACGCCCGGGTATTTCGAGGCGATGGGCACCAAGCTGCTTGAGGGCCGCATGTTTGACCGCCGGGATCTCATCAAAGAGTCAAAGGCGGTGGTGGTGAACCGGAAGTTCGCCCGCCATTTCTTCGGCGAGCGAAGCGCGGTGGGGAGGCATATCGGACGGGGTACGGGGCCGAGGACCAAGGTCGACATCGAGATCGTAGGGGTCGTCGAAGACTCGCTTTATGAGGGCCCACGCGAAGGGGTCCGGCGGCAGGTGTTCATTCCGATGTGGGGCAACGGCGGCGCGGCGTTCTACGTGCGCGCCCGCCGCGACGCCGAGGCGCTCTACGCGGACTTGCGCCGCGAAGTGAAGGGTCTGGATGCGGCGCTCCCGATTTACGACATGAAGACCGTTTCGGCGCAACTCAACCAGACGCTGTTGAGCGAGCGGCTGATGGCGCTGCTCTCGGCGGGCTTCGGCCTGCTGGCGACGCTGCTGGCCGCGATCGGATTGTACGGGGTGATGGCTTTCGTGGTCGCGCGGCGGACGCGGGAAATCGGGCTGCGAATGGCTCTCGGCGCGCCGCCGGGCACGGTGCTGATGCTCGTGATGCGCGAGGTGCTGACGCTCGTGGCGATCGGTCTCGCCGTGGGTCTGCCGGCGGCGATGGCGCTGGGCCGGTTTGTCGAGAGCCAGCTCTTTGGGATCCAGGCGCGCGATCCGTGGCTGGCGGTGGGCGCGGTGGCGGTGCTGCTGATGGTGGCCGGCGCCGCCGGCATGGTCCCCGCGGGCCGTGCCGCTCGGCTGGATCCGATGCTGGCGCTTCGCCAGGAGTAG
- a CDS encoding glycosyltransferase family 2 protein, with protein MNRPDTPEAAHGLTPPSAKALFPHSLSVFFPAYNDSPSLPGLIVKTFEVLEANVADFEVIVVNDGSEDDTAPVLAALQAQFGERLRVVHHLENRGYGGALRTGFATAAKEFVFYTDGDAQYDVGEIPSLLREVRPEVGLVNGYKVKRHDPWHRIAIGWMYNRFARFLFRVKLRDIDCDYRLIRRSLLAGGEGLTSTSGTICVELVKKLELSGTGIVEVPVSHYPRWHGRSQFFRVRSLAATFSQLCRLYSRTVIAPLFGRN; from the coding sequence ATGAACCGACCCGACACCCCGGAAGCCGCGCACGGGCTTACTCCACCCTCCGCGAAAGCGCTGTTCCCGCACAGCCTCAGTGTATTCTTTCCGGCCTACAACGATTCCCCTTCGCTGCCGGGATTGATCGTGAAGACGTTCGAGGTGCTCGAGGCGAATGTTGCCGATTTCGAGGTTATCGTCGTCAACGACGGCTCCGAGGACGATACCGCCCCCGTCCTCGCCGCGCTGCAAGCGCAGTTCGGCGAACGCCTCCGCGTGGTTCATCATCTGGAGAACCGCGGCTACGGCGGCGCGCTCCGCACCGGCTTCGCAACCGCCGCGAAGGAGTTCGTTTTCTACACCGACGGCGACGCGCAATACGATGTGGGAGAGATTCCGTCGCTGCTGCGCGAGGTTCGTCCCGAAGTGGGCCTGGTGAACGGCTACAAGGTCAAGCGGCACGATCCCTGGCACCGGATCGCAATCGGATGGATGTATAACCGGTTTGCCCGTTTCCTGTTCCGGGTGAAGCTGCGGGACATCGATTGCGACTACCGCTTGATCCGGCGATCACTGCTCGCCGGCGGCGAAGGCCTCACCTCGACATCCGGCACGATCTGCGTGGAACTCGTCAAGAAGCTCGAGCTTTCGGGAACCGGGATCGTGGAGGTGCCCGTGAGCCACTACCCACGCTGGCATGGGCGATCGCAATTCTTTCGTGTCAGGTCTCTGGCGGCCACATTTTCGCAGTTGTGCCGGCTCTATTCCCGCACGGTGATCGCGCCGCTGTTCGGTCGCAACTAG
- a CDS encoding glycosyltransferase family 39 protein — translation MNRSDRLAVVALGVILVIQATALAWQAWAVGVTVDEPSHLLSATLYWRGADNLLPRDMPPAIKIVGGWVPNMLGAPIPFDSPSFERRNEWESALAMMSRMKPERVQRVFFWSRLPLIVFPLMASLVLFLWIREVLGPWPAAAAALLFAFGPTSMAHGSLFKNDQAAAFGYLLFWWRAWKYWLAPAPRNLAWLTAGVAAGVMAKLSMLLLVAAAPVVIAAVAWRQRRPRLLAHAAALLLAVYGAALATSWFEIRRLHRDEVQAVRADPRNPAWLRAGASLFRVIPAPKLYWDGVVSLAASQADGNPVYLLGKREPRGSPYYFLVASAVKFTAGLQLLTLTGAMVAAWMLRRGRIPPSLAVFLIVPPLLYVGLASTASMQLGVRLILPAVPFAAFVAAFVFAPGGWRWRPYLSAFGGLLLALVAAQSARYYPHGMSFFNVWAGGSENGLRYLADSNIDWGQDLPSLAEWVRANHVDHIRLFYFGNDTPWRFFSDETIERLAPPWGPDLVKSNPYRPEPGYYAVSATLLPGHFFAAAYRDYFKAFREATPIARAGHSIFIYRFGEASHASAKPR, via the coding sequence ATGAATCGTTCGGACCGGCTGGCCGTCGTCGCGCTGGGGGTGATCCTTGTGATTCAGGCGACGGCGCTCGCCTGGCAGGCGTGGGCGGTGGGAGTCACCGTCGACGAACCATCGCACCTGCTCTCGGCCACGCTCTACTGGCGCGGCGCGGACAACCTCCTTCCCCGTGACATGCCGCCGGCGATCAAGATCGTCGGCGGATGGGTCCCCAACATGCTCGGCGCTCCGATACCTTTCGATTCGCCCTCGTTCGAACGCCGGAACGAGTGGGAGTCCGCGTTGGCGATGATGAGCCGCATGAAGCCGGAGCGCGTGCAGCGGGTGTTCTTCTGGTCGCGTCTGCCGCTGATTGTGTTCCCGCTCATGGCGTCGCTCGTCCTGTTTCTTTGGATACGCGAAGTGCTCGGGCCATGGCCTGCCGCCGCCGCGGCGTTGTTGTTCGCCTTCGGCCCCACGTCGATGGCGCACGGATCGCTGTTCAAGAACGATCAGGCGGCCGCCTTCGGGTATCTCTTGTTCTGGTGGCGGGCCTGGAAATACTGGCTCGCACCCGCGCCGCGAAACCTCGCATGGCTGACGGCCGGGGTGGCCGCCGGAGTGATGGCGAAACTGTCGATGCTGCTCCTTGTTGCGGCGGCGCCGGTGGTGATTGCCGCGGTAGCGTGGCGCCAACGCCGGCCGCGCCTTCTGGCGCACGCAGCGGCGCTATTGCTGGCCGTCTACGGCGCCGCCCTGGCTACGAGCTGGTTCGAGATCCGGCGTCTCCACCGTGACGAGGTTCAGGCCGTGCGCGCCGACCCGCGCAATCCCGCGTGGCTGCGCGCCGGAGCGTCTTTGTTCCGCGTGATTCCTGCGCCCAAGCTCTACTGGGACGGTGTCGTGTCGCTGGCGGCCTCGCAAGCCGATGGCAATCCGGTGTACTTGCTGGGGAAGCGCGAGCCGCGGGGAAGTCCATACTACTTCTTGGTTGCTTCGGCTGTGAAGTTCACCGCGGGTTTGCAGTTGCTGACGCTGACCGGTGCGATGGTCGCTGCGTGGATGCTGCGGCGAGGGCGCATTCCCCCTTCGCTCGCGGTCTTCTTGATCGTCCCGCCGCTGCTCTATGTGGGCCTCGCCTCCACGGCGTCAATGCAACTCGGCGTGCGGCTGATTCTGCCGGCGGTGCCGTTCGCCGCCTTTGTCGCCGCTTTCGTATTCGCCCCCGGCGGATGGCGCTGGAGACCCTATCTCTCCGCGTTCGGCGGCCTGCTGCTGGCGCTTGTGGCCGCGCAGTCGGCGCGCTACTACCCGCACGGCATGAGCTTCTTCAACGTATGGGCCGGAGGATCGGAGAACGGGCTGCGCTACCTGGCAGACTCGAACATCGACTGGGGACAGGATCTACCCTCCCTCGCCGAATGGGTGCGCGCCAACCACGTCGACCACATCCGTCTGTTCTATTTCGGCAACGATACGCCTTGGCGGTTCTTCTCCGACGAAACCATCGAGAGGTTGGCGCCGCCGTGGGGGCCGGACCTCGTCAAGTCGAATCCATACCGTCCGGAGCCGGGTTACTACGCCGTAAGCGCGACTCTGTTGCCGGGGCACTTCTTCGCCGCGGCGTACCGCGACTACTTCAAAGCTTTTCGCGAAGCCACACCCATCGCCCGCGCCGGCCATTCCATCTTCATCTACCGTTTCGGTGAGGCCAGCCACGCCTCAGCGAAGCCGCGCTGA